The following proteins are co-located in the Myroides profundi genome:
- a CDS encoding sensor histidine kinase, translating into MTNCKQTQTYNDESVLKDINTFIKSYNRFNPTDKDKAAADSLGSVILNLRNTEQSRDVLRKYILLTNADKRYIEELFQRSRKEEDKKNEAHAFFLRGKRYAQNFQIDSTYYNYTKAEFLFKSIHDSINLQEVYSHKAIVLLNNKIFSEGQSQILKAMSINKEHKDARIKYSESVIMANALVGLEHLPEALKQLNLSLELLENPEITQFFLPDAVRLNKITIYYNIAEVYIKQSEYKKAQDLIHHVIDEYINESTIYDEMMLAHLLYNLTQADIKSKEYDDVEKNLVKAIDIQLKNKNLQDYNSYKILLAEYFYLIKKEEQGNQLVNEVLEYAHQNNNLGLEKETLTVLLKYKKEQYNANFVRYEELNKLILDENNVIKNTFARLSFEADSLERANAQLQNQKSMITMVASALLVLAITIFFIILFRQKAKEVSLVKLFQKDTEKYYDSIINVNSELAEARNLERKEIAKELHDGVLNRLFVTRFLLMQVNKESVDEHRDSLINEVKQVEQYIRGVSHALANDEDFKVNEFSKLLEDLVSIQNRNESIVFSLSLDQGINFKYLNNNYKVHIYRIVQECLQNVHKHAQATRCDVVFENYTDTSFKVSIIDNGVGFDVNIVKKGIGFNNIKGRVEFMESKINILSAEGKGTSISFVIDLKESAEG; encoded by the coding sequence ATGACGAATTGTAAACAGACTCAAACGTATAATGACGAGTCTGTTTTAAAGGATATAAATACATTTATCAAAAGTTATAATAGATTCAATCCTACTGATAAAGATAAAGCAGCTGCAGACTCTTTAGGTAGTGTTATACTAAATCTAAGAAATACTGAGCAGAGCAGAGATGTGCTAAGAAAATATATACTATTAACGAATGCAGATAAGAGGTATATAGAAGAGCTCTTTCAGAGATCTAGAAAAGAAGAGGATAAGAAGAATGAAGCTCATGCGTTTTTTTTACGAGGAAAAAGGTATGCTCAAAATTTTCAGATTGATAGTACTTATTATAACTATACTAAGGCTGAATTCTTATTTAAATCTATTCACGATTCTATAAACTTACAAGAGGTTTATTCTCATAAAGCAATCGTACTTTTAAATAATAAAATTTTTTCGGAAGGACAGTCTCAGATTCTTAAAGCGATGAGTATTAATAAAGAGCATAAAGATGCTCGTATTAAGTATTCTGAATCTGTTATCATGGCTAATGCTTTAGTAGGTTTAGAACACTTACCTGAGGCTTTAAAACAATTGAACTTGTCTTTAGAACTGCTAGAGAATCCTGAAATTACTCAGTTTTTTTTACCTGATGCAGTTCGTTTGAACAAAATTACGATTTACTATAATATAGCAGAGGTTTATATAAAGCAAAGCGAGTATAAAAAAGCCCAAGATTTAATCCATCATGTAATTGATGAATATATCAATGAAAGTACCATATATGATGAGATGATGTTAGCACATTTGTTATATAACTTAACTCAAGCTGATATTAAGAGTAAGGAGTATGATGATGTAGAAAAGAATCTTGTTAAAGCAATTGATATACAATTGAAGAATAAGAACCTCCAGGATTATAATTCGTATAAAATTCTTTTAGCAGAGTATTTTTATCTGATTAAAAAAGAAGAACAAGGAAATCAACTTGTAAACGAAGTATTAGAATATGCTCATCAAAACAATAATCTAGGATTAGAAAAAGAAACACTTACTGTTCTATTAAAGTACAAAAAAGAGCAATATAATGCCAATTTTGTGAGATACGAGGAGTTGAATAAACTGATACTTGATGAGAATAATGTGATCAAGAATACTTTTGCAAGACTTAGTTTTGAAGCAGATTCGTTAGAACGAGCAAATGCGCAATTACAGAATCAAAAAAGTATGATTACGATGGTAGCTAGTGCTTTATTAGTATTAGCTATAACTATCTTTTTTATCATTCTATTTAGACAAAAAGCAAAGGAAGTATCTTTAGTAAAATTGTTCCAAAAAGATACTGAAAAATATTATGATTCCATTATTAATGTAAACAGTGAGCTAGCAGAAGCACGTAATTTAGAACGTAAGGAAATAGCTAAAGAATTACACGATGGGGTTTTAAATAGACTATTTGTCACTAGATTTTTATTAATGCAAGTGAATAAAGAGTCTGTTGATGAGCATAGAGATTCTTTAATAAATGAAGTGAAACAAGTGGAACAGTATATCAGAGGGGTATCCCATGCTTTAGCTAATGATGAGGATTTCAAGGTAAATGAGTTTTCTAAATTGTTAGAAGACTTAGTTTCAATTCAAAACAGAAACGAATCAATTGTGTTTAGTTTAAGTTTGGATCAAGGAATCAACTTTAAATATTTAAACAACAACTATAAGGTACATATTTATAGGATAGTACAAGAATGTTTGCAAAATGTTCATAAACATGCTCAAGCTACTAGGTGTGATGTGGTTTTTGAGAATTATACTGATACAAGTTTTAAAGTGTCGATTATTGATAATGGAGTTGGGTTTGATGTTAATATTGTAAAAAAAGGAATAGGGTTTAATAATATTAAGGGAAGAGTTGAGTTTATGGAGAGTAAGATTAATATTTTAAGTGCAGAGGGCAAGGGAACAAGTATATCATTTGTTATTGATTTAAAAGAATCAGCAGAAGGTTAG
- the creD gene encoding cell envelope integrity protein CreD gives MKKENYKPMIKGVIISVLSLMLLITLPFISSLISERENFQSEVTTEVTSKWGQKQTIYGPFVLVEYYTNHLTEDGKVMKQLNSYLQTPIKQDFTGDIKTQIKKRSLYEVALYNTNLNVKASFPTLDELASKLNLADKEAFTNAKIVFSVSDSKGFTQEILINKNPQQYFEQDRSLRINSRIAFLSYDINKEDIDLSNINFPIQLKGSTEINFLATAKQTNVNVSSDYKDIKYIGNYLPDNDEKQSVNEQSKWTIFQSIPVSSDLNTIPQLTDYSFGMKFIQINDFYSKVNRATKYALLFIGLTFATFFFMENIKNLSINILHYTLVGLALCINFVLLLSFAEYTGFSIAYIISASATIILITSFIYGLSKNKRIAATIFGLLFALYTFLFFLLQLKEAALIVGSIGLFTIIAILMYFSKRITFSTEEE, from the coding sequence ATGAAAAAAGAAAATTACAAACCAATGATCAAAGGAGTTATAATCAGTGTATTATCTCTTATGTTACTTATCACACTACCTTTTATCAGTAGTCTAATCTCTGAACGTGAAAATTTTCAGAGTGAAGTAACAACTGAAGTAACCTCTAAATGGGGACAAAAACAAACCATATATGGGCCTTTTGTCCTAGTAGAATACTATACTAATCATCTTACTGAAGATGGAAAAGTAATGAAACAATTAAATAGTTATTTACAAACTCCAATCAAACAAGACTTTACAGGTGATATAAAAACACAAATTAAGAAAAGAAGCTTATATGAAGTAGCACTTTATAACACTAACTTAAATGTAAAAGCTAGCTTCCCTACTCTAGATGAATTAGCGTCTAAGTTAAATCTAGCAGATAAGGAAGCATTTACAAATGCAAAGATTGTCTTCTCTGTATCAGACAGTAAAGGTTTCACTCAAGAGATTCTTATCAATAAAAATCCACAACAATACTTTGAGCAGGATAGATCTTTAAGAATCAATTCTCGTATTGCTTTTTTAAGTTACGATATCAATAAAGAGGATATAGATCTGAGTAATATTAATTTCCCTATTCAGTTAAAGGGGTCTACAGAAATTAACTTTCTAGCTACTGCTAAACAGACTAATGTCAATGTCTCTTCTGACTATAAGGATATCAAATATATTGGAAATTATCTACCTGATAACGATGAAAAACAAAGCGTAAACGAGCAGTCAAAATGGACAATTTTTCAATCTATACCTGTCAGTTCAGATCTAAATACAATCCCTCAATTGACAGATTATAGTTTTGGAATGAAATTTATACAAATCAATGACTTTTATAGTAAGGTAAACCGAGCTACTAAATATGCTTTACTATTTATAGGTTTAACCTTCGCTACATTCTTTTTTATGGAGAATATAAAAAACCTAAGTATCAACATCTTACACTACACGCTAGTAGGATTAGCTCTATGTATCAACTTCGTCTTACTCTTATCTTTTGCAGAATACACAGGCTTTAGTATAGCGTATATTATTTCAGCATCGGCAACTATAATTTTGATTACATCATTTATCTATGGGCTGAGTAAAAACAAACGTATTGCAGCAACTATCTTTGGATTATTATTTGCTTTATACACGTTTTTATTTTTCTTATTGCAACTCAAAGAAGCTGCTCTTATAGTTGGTAGTATTGGTCTATTCACCATCATCGCCATACTGATGTATTTTTCTAAAAGAATAACCTTCTCTACAGAAGAAGAATAA
- a CDS encoding winged helix-turn-helix domain-containing protein: MKFDLEKLNKVFDNRIRVGIMSGLMVNDSLSFKDLKEYLDLTDGNLASHLKNLEENDYITVTKGFVGRKTNTTYTVTEEGKFAFKQHLAYLENLIKKLK; this comes from the coding sequence ATGAAATTCGATTTAGAAAAATTAAACAAAGTCTTTGACAATCGTATCCGTGTCGGTATTATGAGTGGATTAATGGTCAATGATTCTCTATCGTTTAAAGATCTAAAAGAATATCTGGACCTAACAGATGGAAACCTTGCCTCTCATTTAAAGAATCTAGAAGAAAATGATTATATAACTGTTACAAAAGGATTTGTTGGTAGAAAAACAAATACTACTTATACTGTAACTGAAGAAGGTAAGTTTGCCTTTAAACAACACCTAGCCTATTTAGAAAATTTAATTAAAAAGCTTAAATAA
- a CDS encoding methylmalonyl-CoA mutase family protein, translated as MQQNTPYTPTNKVRIVTAAALFDGHDAAINIMRRIIQSTGCEVIHLGHDKSVEEVVNTAIQEDANAIAMTSYQGGHNEYFKYMYDLLQEKGAGHIRIVGGGGGVILPSEIKELMDYGITRLYSPDDGRAMGLQGMINDMVGKADYPTMDLQLPEGKDVYQSLADKDVTTIARLISLAENREEDFFKVFQYDEKKHKNTPILGITGTGGAGKSSMVDELVRRFLIDFPEKTVALVSVDPSKRKTGGALLGDRIRMNSINNPRVFMRSLATRQSNLALSRYVEETLQVLQVANYDLIILETSGIGQSDTEILDHSDASLYIMTPEFGAATQLEKIDMLDFADIVAINKFDKRGALDAIRDVKKQYQRNHNLWDVNPDEMPVFGTIASQFNDPGTNALYKAIMDKVVEKTGADLTSSFEITKEMSEKVFVIPPNRTRYLSEIAENNRKYDETVLTQKEVAQKLYGIFKTIETVAGKLPEIDKSGIVEETITSKDADTQLFINLLLKEFDKVKMNLDPYNWEVILTWDQKVNKYKNPVYSFKVRDKEIKIATHSESLSHLQIPKIALPKYEAWGDILRWSLQENVPGEFPFTSGLYPFKREGEDPTRMFAGEGGPERTNRRFHYVSLGMPAKRLSTAFDSVTLYGNDPGHRPDIYGKIGNAGVSICCLDDAKKLYSGFNLAHALTSVSMTINGPAPMLLGFFMNAAIDQQCEIYIKDNDLVAEVEAKIEAIYKAKGVERPRYNGELPEGNDGLGLMLLGVTGDQVLPKEVYAEIKKNTLSQVRGTVQADILKEDQAQNTCIFSTEFALRLMGDVQEYFIEKNVRNFYSVSISGYHIAEAGANPITQLAFTLANGFTYVEYYLSRGMDINDFGPNLSFFFSNGIDPEYAVIGRVARRIWAKALKNKYGANERAQMLKYHIQTSGRSLHAQEIDFNDIRTTLQALYAIYDNCNSLHTNAYDEAITTPTEESVRRAMAIQLIINKELGLAKNENPIQGSFIIEELTDLVEAAVLAEFDRITERGGVLGAMETMYQRSKIQEESLYYETLKHNGTFPIIGVNTFLSSKGSPTVVPAEVIRATEEEKLFQIKTKENLNKANEALVKEELERIQEVAIQNGNIFEALMDASKVCSLGQITSALFEVGGQYRRNM; from the coding sequence ATGCAACAAAATACACCCTATACGCCTACTAACAAGGTGCGTATAGTTACTGCGGCGGCTTTATTTGATGGCCATGATGCGGCGATTAATATTATGCGTCGTATTATCCAATCAACAGGATGTGAGGTTATTCACTTAGGACATGATAAGAGCGTTGAAGAGGTAGTGAATACAGCTATCCAAGAAGATGCTAATGCGATTGCAATGACTTCATATCAAGGAGGTCATAACGAGTATTTTAAATATATGTACGACCTGCTACAAGAAAAAGGAGCAGGACATATCCGAATCGTTGGAGGAGGAGGAGGAGTAATTCTTCCTAGTGAGATAAAAGAGTTAATGGATTATGGTATCACACGCTTATATTCTCCAGATGATGGACGTGCGATGGGATTACAAGGGATGATTAACGATATGGTAGGGAAGGCTGACTACCCTACAATGGACTTACAATTACCAGAAGGAAAAGATGTTTATCAATCTCTAGCAGATAAAGATGTTACTACGATAGCTCGTTTAATTTCGTTAGCTGAAAATAGAGAAGAAGATTTCTTTAAAGTATTCCAATACGACGAAAAGAAACATAAGAATACACCTATATTAGGTATTACAGGAACGGGTGGAGCAGGTAAGTCATCTATGGTAGATGAGTTAGTTCGTCGTTTCTTGATTGACTTCCCTGAAAAAACAGTTGCACTAGTATCTGTTGACCCTTCTAAGCGTAAGACAGGAGGAGCTTTATTAGGAGACCGTATTCGTATGAACTCGATTAATAATCCTCGTGTATTTATGCGTTCTCTGGCTACTCGTCAGTCTAACTTAGCGTTATCTCGTTATGTTGAAGAAACACTTCAAGTACTTCAGGTTGCCAATTATGACTTAATTATTCTTGAAACTTCGGGGATTGGTCAGTCAGATACAGAGATTTTAGACCACTCAGATGCCTCTTTATACATTATGACTCCAGAGTTTGGAGCGGCTACTCAGTTAGAGAAAATTGATATGCTTGACTTCGCCGATATCGTTGCAATCAATAAATTTGATAAGCGTGGAGCATTAGATGCAATTAGAGATGTAAAGAAACAATACCAACGCAACCATAACTTATGGGATGTAAACCCAGACGAAATGCCTGTATTTGGTACAATTGCTTCTCAGTTTAACGATCCAGGTACCAATGCTTTATATAAAGCAATTATGGATAAAGTGGTAGAGAAAACGGGAGCAGACTTAACGTCTAGTTTCGAAATCACTAAGGAGATGAGTGAGAAGGTATTTGTAATACCTCCTAACCGTACACGTTACTTATCTGAGATAGCGGAGAACAACCGTAAATATGATGAGACGGTATTAACTCAAAAAGAGGTAGCTCAGAAGCTATACGGTATTTTCAAAACAATAGAAACAGTAGCTGGTAAATTGCCAGAAATAGATAAGTCAGGAATCGTAGAAGAAACAATAACTTCTAAAGATGCTGATACACAATTGTTCATCAACCTTCTATTAAAGGAATTTGACAAGGTGAAGATGAACTTAGATCCTTATAACTGGGAAGTGATTCTGACATGGGATCAGAAGGTGAACAAGTATAAAAACCCTGTGTACTCATTCAAAGTACGTGATAAGGAAATCAAGATTGCGACGCATTCAGAGAGTTTATCACATTTACAGATTCCTAAGATTGCACTGCCTAAGTATGAAGCTTGGGGAGATATCTTACGCTGGTCATTACAAGAGAATGTACCAGGAGAATTTCCGTTTACCTCAGGACTTTATCCGTTTAAGCGTGAAGGAGAAGATCCTACACGTATGTTTGCGGGAGAAGGAGGACCAGAGCGTACTAATAGACGTTTTCACTATGTGTCATTAGGTATGCCTGCTAAGCGTCTATCTACTGCATTTGACTCAGTAACGCTTTATGGTAATGATCCAGGACATCGCCCTGATATTTATGGTAAGATTGGTAATGCAGGGGTTTCTATCTGTTGTTTAGATGATGCGAAAAAGTTGTATTCAGGGTTTAACCTTGCACATGCTTTGACATCAGTATCGATGACTATTAACGGGCCAGCGCCAATGTTATTAGGATTCTTTATGAATGCTGCTATTGATCAACAGTGTGAAATCTATATCAAAGACAATGACTTAGTGGCTGAAGTTGAAGCAAAGATTGAAGCTATTTATAAAGCAAAAGGTGTAGAGAGACCTCGTTATAATGGTGAATTACCAGAGGGGAACGACGGTCTAGGATTGATGCTTTTAGGAGTAACAGGAGATCAAGTGTTGCCAAAAGAGGTGTACGCTGAGATTAAAAAGAATACTTTATCACAAGTTCGTGGTACAGTACAAGCTGATATTTTAAAAGAAGATCAAGCTCAGAATACGTGTATCTTCTCTACGGAGTTTGCACTTCGTTTAATGGGAGATGTACAAGAGTACTTCATTGAGAAGAATGTGCGTAACTTCTATTCTGTGTCTATCTCAGGATACCACATTGCAGAAGCTGGAGCTAACCCTATTACACAGTTGGCATTTACATTAGCGAATGGATTTACTTATGTAGAGTACTACTTAAGTAGAGGAATGGATATTAATGACTTCGGACCAAACTTATCGTTCTTCTTTTCGAATGGTATCGATCCTGAGTACGCAGTAATTGGTCGTGTAGCGCGTCGTATTTGGGCAAAAGCATTGAAGAATAAGTATGGTGCTAATGAACGTGCACAGATGCTTAAATATCATATTCAGACTTCAGGGCGTTCATTACACGCACAAGAGATTGACTTTAATGATATCCGTACTACACTTCAAGCGTTGTATGCTATCTATGATAACTGTAATTCACTTCACACTAACGCGTATGACGAGGCTATTACGACTCCTACGGAAGAATCTGTGCGTAGAGCTATGGCAATACAGTTAATCATAAATAAAGAGCTAGGATTGGCTAAAAATGAGAATCCAATACAAGGGTCATTTATTATTGAAGAATTAACGGATTTAGTAGAGGCTGCTGTCTTAGCAGAATTTGATAGAATTACAGAAAGAGGAGGGGTGTTAGGAGCAATGGAGACCATGTACCAACGTTCTAAGATTCAAGAAGAGTCATTGTATTATGAAACATTAAAACACAATGGTACGTTCCCTATTATTGGAGTGAATACTTTCTTGAGTTCTAAAGGATCTCCAACAGTAGTTCCTGCTGAAGTTATTCGTGCAACAGAAGAGGAGAAACTATTCCAAATCAAGACAAAAGAGAATTTGAATAAGGCTAATGAAGCTTTAGTAAAAGAAGAATTAGAGCGTATTCAAGAGGTAGCTATTCAAAATGGCAATATATTCGAAGCGCTAATG